A stretch of the Chloroflexota bacterium genome encodes the following:
- a CDS encoding ABC transporter permease subunit: MATTITPNLNRKNDSRGRFSGAMRHRWHRHRLAYGMLLPAVIAMVIVLFVPMLWGVLVSFRSYNKSTLNLPIWNVPFVAMENYARSFENMDLEFMRSMQVTISFVIITLILSVVLGLGAALVGNSKFPGQMIFRGIMLIPFILPGVVSLTTFRFMLLSDGIVNNILSQLGIIKEPMFWLVGANSFWAIIIGAVWSRFPLFFLTFLAALQTIPADLFEAADMDGASRWEKFRFITLPYLRGIGTILILLTALWAYNNFMIPFVMLGGGYYQVPPPAALLSIDILRESFTNLNFSYGAAQSVIMTILALGFVVIYLAWTRPQEIEGAVQSAPRAHSFLSLLGLGITILSLVGLGIILGDHLLKIGGVLLGVGLIVFAIRLVLAFGERLAVRVLKYLGLGFFLLLVLFPVYWLVTCSLKSESEIRQATWFPVTLEWGNYVKVWDQAPLGQFFLNSILVSAAAMLLSVFCATLAGYAFSRFRFPGRDAFGFGVLVAQAFPHVLFLLPYFLIFSFLQRTPLFRDVLGIKFIGQDVYWGNILLLILTYTAFVLPFTLWLMRGFTDSIPRDLEESAEVDGASRIQALWRIILPLALPGITTVAILAFNLGWNEVLFSSILTNPATRTLALGIQDYRTDLDVLWGLTMAAGVLISVPVVVFFTALQRYMVSGLTAGAVKG; encoded by the coding sequence ATGGCAACGACAATAACACCTAATCTGAATCGAAAGAATGACTCGCGCGGGCGATTCTCAGGCGCGATGCGCCATAGGTGGCATCGCCACCGCCTTGCCTATGGTATGCTTCTGCCGGCAGTTATAGCGATGGTGATTGTTCTATTCGTTCCAATGCTTTGGGGTGTGCTGGTCAGTTTTCGCAGCTACAACAAATCTACGCTCAACTTGCCCATTTGGAATGTGCCCTTTGTCGCGATGGAAAATTACGCGCGCTCATTCGAGAACATGGATTTGGAATTCATGCGTTCCATGCAGGTGACGATTTCGTTTGTGATCATCACCTTGATATTGAGCGTCGTACTGGGCTTAGGCGCGGCGCTCGTGGGCAACAGCAAATTTCCTGGACAGATGATTTTCCGGGGAATTATGCTCATCCCCTTTATTTTGCCCGGCGTGGTTTCGCTCACCACATTTCGTTTTATGTTGTTGAGTGATGGCATTGTCAACAACATTTTATCCCAACTAGGAATTATCAAAGAGCCAATGTTTTGGCTGGTCGGAGCGAATTCTTTTTGGGCAATCATTATCGGTGCGGTCTGGTCGCGCTTTCCGCTTTTCTTTTTGACGTTCCTTGCCGCCCTCCAAACGATTCCCGCCGATTTATTTGAAGCGGCGGATATGGACGGTGCGAGCCGGTGGGAAAAATTTCGCTTTATCACTTTGCCCTACTTGCGCGGGATTGGCACGATCCTAATCTTGCTGACCGCACTCTGGGCATACAATAATTTCATGATCCCGTTCGTGATGCTTGGCGGTGGCTATTACCAAGTGCCGCCGCCCGCCGCACTGCTCTCAATCGACATCTTGCGAGAATCTTTTACCAATCTCAATTTTTCGTACGGCGCGGCGCAGTCGGTCATTATGACGATCTTGGCGCTCGGCTTCGTCGTCATCTACCTAGCTTGGACGCGCCCGCAGGAGATTGAAGGGGCGGTACAATCCGCTCCACGCGCGCATTCGTTTCTGAGTCTATTGGGCTTGGGCATCACTATCCTATCATTAGTTGGACTCGGCATCATCTTGGGCGACCACTTGCTCAAGATTGGGGGCGTACTTCTGGGCGTCGGCCTTATCGTTTTTGCAATTCGGCTAGTGCTTGCATTTGGTGAACGTCTAGCAGTCCGCGTCCTCAAATACCTGGGTCTGGGCTTTTTCCTCTTGCTTGTCCTGTTTCCGGTTTATTGGCTCGTCACTTGTTCGCTCAAGAGTGAATCGGAAATTCGTCAGGCGACCTGGTTCCCCGTCACGCTTGAATGGGGCAACTATGTGAAAGTGTGGGACCAGGCACCGCTCGGTCAGTTTTTCCTAAACAGTATCCTCGTTTCGGCGGCAGCGATGCTTCTGTCGGTGTTCTGCGCCACTCTCGCGGGTTATGCCTTTAGTCGTTTTCGTTTCCCAGGTCGCGATGCGTTTGGATTTGGGGTCTTGGTCGCACAGGCATTCCCTCACGTATTATTCTTGTTGCCCTACTTTTTGATCTTTTCGTTTCTCCAACGCACACCACTCTTTCGCGATGTGCTGGGCATCAAGTTCATCGGGCAAGATGTATACTGGGGCAACATCCTGCTTTTGATTCTCACGTATACGGCGTTTGTCTTGCCGTTTACGCTGTGGCTGATGCGCGGCTTTACCGATAGCATTCCGCGTGACCTCGAAGAATCCGCCGAGGTGGATGGGGCAAGCCGGATCCAGGCATTGTGGCGAATTATTTTGCCGTTGGCATTACCCGGCATTACGACGGTTGCGATTCTGGCTTTCAATTTGGGGTGGAACGAGGTGCTCTTCTCGTCCATCCTCACCAACCCCGCCACACGCACACTGGCATTGGGCATTCAGGATTATCGCACCGACCTGGATGTGCTGTGGGGTTTGACCATGGCGGCAGGTGTCTTGATTTCAGTGCCCGTGGTCGTTTTCTTTACGGCGCTCCAACGGTATATGGTTTCTGGCTTGACAGCCGGCGCCGTCAAGGGTTAA
- a CDS encoding transketolase, producing the protein MVNDPRELGVRANAIRHRNLIMLNRAGLGHTGGDLSAADILTTLYFSILNIDPKAPAKPDRDRFILSKGHCAGVLYTTLAEAGFIPLNELDTFMQPLSRLNGHPNRNKVPGVETNTGALGHGLPVAIGAALAAKLDDAVWRTFVLTGDGELQEGSNWEAAMAAAHYKLDNLVLIIDRNRLQQGDATERTMHLEPLGDKWRAFGWSVQEVDGHDHALLLNTFRNVPFEPGKPSCVIAHTHKGQGVSFMRDRAEWHHRVPSKDELTVALDELGENGHGSTL; encoded by the coding sequence ATGGTAAATGATCCGCGTGAACTCGGCGTCCGCGCCAATGCGATCCGCCACCGCAATTTGATTATGCTCAACCGTGCGGGCTTGGGTCATACCGGCGGCGATCTCTCGGCAGCAGACATTCTCACCACGCTTTATTTTTCTATTCTGAACATTGATCCGAAAGCACCCGCCAAGCCCGACCGCGATCGTTTTATTCTCAGCAAAGGACATTGCGCCGGAGTGCTCTACACCACCTTGGCAGAAGCCGGTTTCATCCCACTCAACGAACTCGACACATTTATGCAACCCCTCTCCCGACTCAATGGACACCCGAATCGCAACAAAGTACCTGGCGTCGAGACCAATACTGGCGCATTGGGGCATGGCTTGCCGGTCGCCATCGGCGCGGCGCTCGCGGCAAAACTCGACGATGCCGTTTGGCGCACCTTTGTGCTTACCGGCGACGGCGAATTGCAAGAGGGCAGCAATTGGGAAGCGGCGATGGCGGCGGCTCACTACAAGCTGGACAATCTCGTTTTGATCATAGACCGCAATCGCCTGCAACAAGGTGATGCGACGGAACGCACGATGCATCTCGAACCCTTGGGCGACAAGTGGCGCGCGTTCGGTTGGTCCGTGCAAGAAGTGGATGGTCACGATCATGCGTTGCTCTTGAACACATTTCGCAACGTCCCCTTCGAACCTGGTAAGCCCAGTTGCGTGATCGCGCACACGCACAAAGGTCAAGGCGTCTCGTTCATGCGCGACCGCGCCGAATGGCATCATCGTGTGCCTTCCAAGGATGAACTCACTGTCGCACTTGACGAGCTAGGAGAAAACGGTCATGGCTCAACTCTTTGA
- a CDS encoding sugar-binding transcriptional regulator encodes MSRVDELRLMTKVARLYHEQAMNQPEIATMLDISQATVSRLLKRAEQEKIIRIAITPPQGTYPELEETLRKTYDLKDVVVVDCENDDDDQLLRNIGAAAAFYVETTVKRGEVVGISSWSATLLAMVDSMYPLSRLSGVKIVQILGGVGNPTAEVHANHMTSRLTALFHGEAKFLPAPGVVGSASAHGVLADDKFVCETTELFDHVSMALVGIGALEPSKLLASSGNVFSKEELETLQAHGAVGDICLRFFDAHGKPVNTALDKRVIGMRLQQLQRAKRSVGIAGGRRKLTAIRGALEGRWINVLITDHFTAEKLVQS; translated from the coding sequence ATGTCACGTGTTGACGAGTTACGTTTGATGACGAAGGTGGCGCGGCTCTATCACGAGCAAGCCATGAATCAACCCGAGATCGCGACGATGCTCGATATCTCGCAAGCGACTGTCTCGCGGTTGCTGAAACGCGCCGAACAAGAAAAGATCATCCGCATCGCGATTACGCCGCCCCAAGGCACCTACCCAGAACTTGAAGAGACGCTGCGGAAAACGTACGACCTTAAAGATGTGGTCGTGGTCGATTGCGAAAACGACGACGACGATCAATTGCTCAGGAATATTGGCGCGGCGGCGGCATTCTACGTCGAGACCACGGTCAAGCGCGGCGAGGTCGTCGGCATTTCATCGTGGAGCGCGACCTTGCTGGCGATGGTTGATTCGATGTACCCACTGTCGCGTCTCTCCGGCGTCAAGATTGTTCAGATCTTGGGCGGCGTCGGCAATCCCACCGCCGAAGTCCATGCGAATCACATGACCTCCCGATTGACCGCGTTATTCCACGGTGAAGCCAAGTTTCTACCCGCGCCCGGCGTGGTCGGGTCGGCGAGCGCGCATGGAGTACTAGCCGACGATAAATTTGTCTGCGAGACAACCGAGTTGTTCGATCACGTGAGCATGGCGTTGGTCGGCATTGGCGCGCTCGAACCGTCGAAACTTCTTGCGAGCAGCGGAAACGTTTTTTCAAAAGAAGAACTGGAGACGTTGCAGGCGCATGGCGCGGTCGGCGATATTTGCTTGCGCTTTTTTGACGCGCATGGCAAGCCGGTCAACACGGCACTGGATAAACGCGTCATCGGGATGCGGCTCCAGCAACTCCAACGCGCGAAACGCTCGGTGGGCATCGCCGGGGGACGACGCAAGCTCACCGCGATTCGCGGTGCGCTAGAAGGACGTTGGATCAATGTGTTGATCACGGATCACTTTACCGCGGAAAAATTGGTGCAATCGTGA
- a CDS encoding fucose isomerase, which produces MNKTTLGVIIGNRDFFPDVLIGEGRRDVLAVLDELDIHPILLGETDTKLGAVETYTDAKKCADLFKQHRDEIDGILVILPNFGDEKGVADAIKLSGLDVPILVQAYPDDLDRLNVERRRDAFCGKLSVCNNLYQYNFKYSLTTLHTVHPSDASFKDDVRKFVGVCRTVNQLRNARLGAIGARPNAFNTTRFSEKLLQASGISVSTIDLSEIFGKATRLGDDDAKVKDKLQTIRAYVPTDGVPPPAIVKQAKLGVVIDDWMQANDLQASAIQCWTSLQKNYGVNVCTLMSFMSDQLLPSACEVDVTGVASMYALQLASGKPAGLVDWNNNYADDPDKCVLFHCGNWAKSFYPDVKMSNAPIIGTSVGVENTYGALDGAVPPGPMSYARITTDDKHGVIKAYAGDGEFTDDPLNTFGSRAVVKVNGLQKLLQYVCKNGYEHHVAMTASHTAGILAEAFETYLGWDVYHHSK; this is translated from the coding sequence ATGAACAAAACAACCTTGGGTGTCATCATCGGCAACCGAGATTTTTTTCCGGATGTACTGATCGGCGAAGGACGCCGCGATGTTCTCGCCGTGTTGGATGAACTCGACATCCATCCGATCCTCCTTGGCGAAACAGATACGAAACTTGGCGCGGTCGAAACGTACACCGACGCGAAAAAATGCGCCGACCTCTTCAAACAACATCGCGACGAAATTGACGGCATTCTCGTCATTCTCCCCAACTTTGGCGATGAAAAAGGCGTAGCGGACGCGATCAAATTGTCGGGACTCGACGTACCGATTCTGGTGCAAGCGTACCCCGACGACCTCGATCGTTTGAATGTCGAACGCCGCCGCGATGCCTTTTGCGGCAAACTTTCCGTCTGCAATAATTTGTATCAATACAATTTCAAATATTCGCTGACCACGCTGCACACCGTTCATCCGAGCGATGCGAGTTTCAAAGACGACGTACGCAAATTCGTCGGCGTGTGCCGCACGGTGAACCAACTCCGCAATGCGCGGCTCGGCGCAATTGGCGCGCGCCCCAACGCCTTCAACACCACACGCTTTTCTGAAAAACTCTTGCAAGCCTCCGGCATTAGCGTTTCGACGATTGACCTATCAGAAATTTTCGGCAAAGCCACGCGGCTCGGCGATGACGATGCCAAGGTCAAAGATAAATTGCAAACGATTCGCGCATACGTCCCGACAGATGGAGTACCGCCGCCGGCAATTGTCAAGCAAGCGAAGCTTGGCGTGGTGATTGACGATTGGATGCAGGCGAATGACTTGCAGGCGAGCGCGATTCAATGCTGGACTTCGCTGCAAAAGAATTACGGTGTCAACGTTTGCACGCTGATGAGTTTCATGAGCGATCAGTTGCTGCCGAGCGCGTGCGAAGTGGATGTGACCGGCGTCGCTTCGATGTACGCGCTGCAACTCGCGTCGGGCAAACCGGCGGGGCTGGTGGATTGGAACAACAATTACGCGGACGATCCCGACAAGTGCGTGCTGTTCCACTGCGGCAACTGGGCAAAGAGTTTTTATCCCGACGTAAAAATGTCGAATGCGCCCATCATTGGCACGAGCGTCGGCGTCGAAAACACGTACGGCGCACTCGACGGCGCAGTCCCGCCCGGTCCGATGAGTTATGCGCGGATTACGACGGATGACAAGCACGGCGTCATCAAAGCGTATGCGGGCGATGGCGAATTCACCGATGATCCCTTGAACACGTTCGGCAGTCGCGCGGTGGTCAAGGTCAATGGCTTGCAAAAATTATTGCAGTACGTGTGCAAGAACGGATACGAACATCACGTTGCGATGACGGCATCCCACACCGCCGGCATATTGGCGGAAGCATTCGAGACGTACCTGGGATGGGACGTTTACCATCATTCAAAATAG
- a CDS encoding transketolase family protein produces MAQLFDCRDAFANALVNLARTDCRIVTVVNDSIGSSKVANFGKEFPGRLVNVGIAEQNMVGIAAGLANGGKLPFVCAASCFLTGRALEQIKVDLAYSNANVKLCGMSSGLAYGELGPTHHSIEDLAWTRAIANMTVVVPADPIETEQAIYAAARFKGPMFLRISRMPVPIIHPADYQFEIGRAACLREGNDITLIANGTVVVRALEAAALLTERGVHARVLNMATVRPIDRDAIVEAATQTNGIVTLEEHTIYGGLGSAVAEVVVTTHPVPMRILGIPGVFAPTGSAPWLLDHFGLTPIAIRDAALELIEARQTA; encoded by the coding sequence ATGGCTCAACTCTTTGATTGTCGCGATGCGTTCGCCAATGCGCTCGTGAATCTCGCGCGCACCGATTGCCGGATCGTCACCGTCGTCAACGATTCCATCGGCTCGAGCAAAGTGGCAAACTTTGGCAAAGAGTTCCCAGGTCGGCTCGTCAATGTGGGCATCGCCGAACAAAATATGGTCGGCATCGCGGCGGGACTTGCGAATGGGGGCAAGCTCCCATTCGTCTGTGCGGCGTCATGTTTTTTGACCGGACGCGCACTCGAACAGATCAAGGTTGACCTGGCGTACTCGAATGCGAACGTCAAGTTGTGCGGTATGAGCAGTGGACTCGCCTACGGAGAATTGGGACCGACGCATCATTCCATCGAAGACCTGGCATGGACGCGCGCGATCGCCAACATGACGGTCGTTGTGCCGGCGGATCCCATCGAAACCGAGCAAGCGATTTATGCGGCGGCGCGTTTCAAGGGACCGATGTTTCTGCGGATCAGCCGCATGCCGGTGCCGATCATTCATCCTGCCGATTACCAATTCGAAATCGGGCGCGCCGCGTGTTTGCGCGAGGGCAACGACATCACCTTGATTGCGAACGGGACCGTGGTCGTGCGCGCGCTCGAAGCCGCCGCGCTCTTAACCGAACGCGGTGTGCATGCGCGTGTGCTCAATATGGCGACAGTCCGTCCGATTGATCGCGATGCCATCGTCGAAGCGGCGACACAGACAAATGGAATCGTCACCCTCGAAGAGCACACGATCTATGGCGGTTTGGGCAGCGCAGTCGCCGAAGTCGTCGTCACCACGCATCCAGTGCCGATGCGCATCTTGGGTATCCCAGGTGTCTTTGCTCCGACCGGCTCCGCGCCTTGGCTCTTGGACCATTTCGGTCTCACACCGATTGCGATTCGCGATGCCGCATTGGAATTGATTGAGGCGCGACAAACAGCATGA
- a CDS encoding DUF5605 domain-containing protein, which produces MTKQIEKWNYFELDLKAQTSGNPFLDVTLEAEFTHNHRTVRVAGFYDGGDVYKIRFMPDMEGTWRFVTHSNLGALDNQRGNFECTPPAENNHGPVRVIDQSHFAYADGAPYHPVGTTCYVWNLQGDELEEQTLATLKTAPFNKMRMCVFPKRYSFNFNEPPCYPFEGQVKQPWDPANLRNLSAPAPKDFWDFTRFNPEYFRRLEKRILGLRELGIEADLILFHPYDVGAWGFDKMPAEVNERYLKYLAARISAFRNLWWSFANEYDLMFHLTLANWDHYFQLIQDSDPYDHLRSIHNCRGFYDHGKPWVTHCSIQHHDLLQVSTWLQQYGKPVVVDECGYEGDIHLTWGDLSAEEMVQRFWLGFAAGGYVGHGETYVNDAEILWWSKGGMLCGESVKRIAFLREIIEAVPAPGLSPAPRRAVGRSNASEWIVPGGPSNNQVASHVGTDYYLFYFGMHQPRFRYFTLPPGRYRIDLIDTWNMTIDRFAEAASGEVRVELPRKKFMAIRIEKNP; this is translated from the coding sequence ATGACCAAGCAAATCGAAAAATGGAATTACTTTGAACTCGATTTGAAAGCGCAAACATCCGGCAATCCATTTTTGGACGTGACACTCGAAGCGGAGTTCACGCACAATCATCGCACCGTGCGCGTCGCCGGCTTTTACGATGGCGGCGATGTGTACAAAATCCGTTTCATGCCGGACATGGAAGGAACGTGGCGTTTTGTGACGCACAGCAACCTCGGTGCGCTCGACAACCAACGTGGAAATTTCGAATGCACGCCGCCGGCAGAAAATAATCACGGACCTGTACGTGTGATCGATCAGTCGCACTTTGCTTATGCAGATGGCGCGCCGTATCATCCGGTCGGTACGACCTGCTACGTATGGAATCTTCAGGGTGACGAGTTGGAAGAACAGACGCTCGCCACCTTGAAAACCGCGCCCTTCAACAAAATGCGGATGTGCGTCTTCCCCAAGCGTTATTCATTCAACTTCAACGAACCACCGTGCTATCCGTTCGAGGGACAAGTCAAACAGCCGTGGGATCCGGCGAATCTCAGAAATTTGAGCGCGCCTGCGCCCAAGGACTTTTGGGATTTCACGCGTTTCAATCCGGAATATTTTCGCCGTCTCGAAAAACGCATCCTCGGTTTGCGCGAACTGGGCATCGAAGCCGATCTGATCTTGTTCCATCCGTACGATGTCGGCGCGTGGGGCTTTGACAAAATGCCTGCCGAGGTGAACGAGCGCTACTTGAAATATCTCGCCGCGCGGATTTCCGCGTTTCGAAATCTCTGGTGGTCGTTTGCGAACGAGTACGACCTTATGTTTCATCTCACGCTCGCCAATTGGGATCACTATTTCCAACTCATTCAAGATTCTGATCCGTACGATCACTTGCGCTCGATTCACAACTGCCGCGGCTTTTACGATCACGGCAAACCCTGGGTCACGCATTGCAGCATTCAGCATCACGACTTGCTGCAAGTTTCAACTTGGTTGCAGCAGTACGGCAAACCGGTTGTCGTGGACGAGTGCGGGTACGAAGGCGACATTCATCTGACCTGGGGCGATCTCTCCGCCGAAGAGATGGTGCAGCGATTCTGGCTCGGCTTTGCGGCGGGCGGTTATGTGGGACACGGCGAGACGTACGTTAATGATGCGGAAATTTTGTGGTGGTCCAAGGGTGGAATGCTGTGCGGCGAAAGCGTCAAGCGTATTGCGTTCCTGAGAGAAATCATTGAAGCCGTTCCCGCGCCCGGACTCTCTCCCGCGCCGCGCCGCGCCGTCGGCAGGAGCAATGCGAGCGAGTGGATTGTGCCGGGCGGTCCATCGAACAATCAAGTCGCGTCGCATGTTGGAACAGATTACTATCTCTTTTACTTTGGAATGCATCAACCGCGCTTTCGATATTTTACTTTGCCGCCGGGCCGTTACCGGATCGACCTTATCGACACATGGAACATGACGATTGATCGATTCGCGGAAGCGGCGAGCGGCGAAGTGCGTGTCGAGTTGCCGCGCAAGAAATTCATGGCGATCAGAATCGAGAAGAATCCATAG
- the glpK gene encoding glycerol kinase GlpK: MSAKMILTIDQGTTNTKVILVDAAGAIVVQSSCPVSVEYPQPAWVEQSPRELASSVYQAINECLHQANEPDIAAVAITNQRESVLLWERATGKPLGPCIVWQCRRTSPFCDELRSRGLESLVHKRTGLTIDPLFSASKARWLLDHADDGPRRAERGELCLGTVDSWVLWNLTGGRVHACDATNASRTQLFNIHRLEWDTELLEIFGIPIQALPQVKPSSAIFGETVANGALPGGLPIASLIGDSHAALFGHASFNPGTVKATYGTGSSLMMPSPAPIHSTRGLSTTIAWQRDQATYALEGNISVTGSAVQWLSQILGAENSVDEIEKLARSVPDAAGVYIVPAFVGLGAPYWNPAARGLVTGLTRGTTAAHLARAVIEAIAYQVRDVFDLMHAESGSRLQVLLADGGATRNDLLMQFQADIIGRPVIRNLSGDVSALGAAYLAGLAIGFWSSEKEIESLTRPTDRFEPRLAESARTELYAGWQHAIARTMFDPETP; the protein is encoded by the coding sequence ATGAGTGCGAAAATGATTCTCACGATCGATCAAGGCACAACCAACACCAAAGTTATCCTCGTCGATGCGGCTGGCGCAATCGTCGTGCAATCATCCTGCCCGGTTTCAGTCGAGTATCCGCAGCCGGCGTGGGTCGAGCAGAGTCCGCGTGAACTCGCCAGCAGTGTGTACCAAGCTATCAACGAATGTCTGCATCAAGCGAACGAACCGGACATTGCCGCTGTCGCGATCACGAATCAGCGCGAGTCGGTCCTGTTGTGGGAACGCGCGACCGGCAAACCACTCGGACCTTGCATCGTGTGGCAATGCCGGCGCACCTCGCCATTTTGCGACGAACTGCGTTCACGGGGGCTTGAGTCATTGGTGCATAAACGCACCGGCTTGACGATCGATCCACTTTTTTCGGCGAGCAAGGCGCGTTGGTTGCTGGATCACGCCGACGATGGTCCCCGCCGCGCGGAACGTGGCGAACTGTGTTTGGGCACAGTGGATTCCTGGGTTCTGTGGAATTTAACCGGCGGACGCGTTCACGCGTGCGACGCCACGAATGCCTCGCGCACTCAACTCTTTAACATTCATCGTTTGGAATGGGACACAGAACTATTAGAAATTTTCGGAATTCCGATTCAAGCATTGCCCCAGGTCAAACCATCCAGCGCAATTTTTGGTGAGACCGTGGCGAATGGAGCATTGCCGGGTGGATTGCCCATCGCGAGCTTGATCGGCGATTCACATGCTGCGCTGTTCGGTCACGCCAGTTTCAACCCAGGAACGGTCAAGGCGACCTATGGCACCGGTTCATCGTTAATGATGCCCAGCCCAGCGCCGATTCATTCGACGCGCGGACTCTCGACGACGATTGCCTGGCAGCGCGACCAAGCTACGTACGCACTCGAAGGAAATATTTCGGTGACCGGTTCTGCGGTGCAATGGTTATCGCAAATCCTGGGTGCGGAAAATTCCGTGGACGAAATTGAGAAACTCGCGCGCAGTGTGCCGGACGCGGCTGGCGTTTACATCGTCCCAGCTTTTGTTGGCTTGGGTGCGCCGTACTGGAATCCTGCGGCGCGCGGACTGGTCACCGGACTCACGCGCGGAACGACCGCCGCACACTTGGCGCGTGCCGTGATCGAAGCGATTGCGTATCAGGTGCGCGATGTTTTCGATCTGATGCATGCTGAGTCCGGCTCGCGCTTGCAAGTGTTGCTCGCCGATGGCGGCGCGACGCGTAACGATCTCTTGATGCAATTCCAGGCGGACATCATCGGTCGCCCGGTGATCCGGAATTTATCGGGCGACGTGTCGGCATTGGGCGCGGCGTACTTGGCAGGACTCGCCATCGGTTTCTGGTCGTCCGAAAAAGAAATCGAAAGCTTGACGCGCCCCACCGATCGCTTCGAACCGCGCCTCGCCGAATCTGCGCGTACTGAATTGTATGCCGGTTGGCAGCACGCCATCGCGCGAACGATGTTCGATCCTGAAACGCCATAA
- the pgmB gene encoding beta-phosphoglucomutase, whose product MGLRAVIFDLDGVITDTSRFHYLCWKKLADRYHVHFDETFNERFKGVSRKDCVRMLFPEIKDGARLDELADQKNRYYVEMIQQITPADLFEGTRKLLRELHDHGIKTAIGSASKNTALVMQKLEITDLFDAVADGSQVVHSKPAPDVFELCAHKLNVACSECLVLEDAQAGIQAALAAGMTTVGIGSRALLPEADWVVKSVRDLDLGLLSHLVGENKRFKAKEET is encoded by the coding sequence GTGGGGTTACGCGCGGTCATATTTGATCTCGATGGAGTGATTACGGACACATCCCGATTTCATTATTTGTGTTGGAAAAAACTAGCCGACCGATACCATGTCCATTTCGATGAAACGTTCAACGAGCGCTTCAAGGGCGTATCCCGGAAAGATTGCGTCCGAATGCTCTTTCCTGAAATCAAAGACGGGGCACGACTGGACGAATTAGCGGATCAGAAGAATCGCTATTACGTGGAGATGATCCAGCAGATTACTCCGGCGGATTTGTTTGAAGGCACAAGGAAATTATTGCGTGAGTTGCACGATCACGGAATCAAAACGGCAATTGGATCAGCAAGCAAAAATACTGCCCTTGTGATGCAGAAGCTTGAAATCACGGATTTGTTCGATGCGGTGGCTGATGGAAGCCAAGTCGTACACAGCAAACCCGCGCCAGATGTTTTCGAGCTGTGCGCTCATAAGTTGAATGTGGCTTGTTCAGAGTGTCTCGTCCTCGAAGATGCCCAAGCGGGCATTCAAGCGGCGCTTGCTGCCGGCATGACCACCGTAGGTATTGGCTCAAGAGCATTATTGCCCGAAGCGGATTGGGTGGTCAAATCAGTCCGGGACTTGGATCTGGGTTTATTGAGCCACTTGGTTGGGGAAAACAAGAGATTCAAGGCGAAGGAAGAAACGTGA